GCCTTCAACACCTCGTCGTTCACGGGGGAATCACTCCTCGGGGTCGATGGGACCCGGGAGGTACCCGCACCCGTCGATCGCACACGAAGGGAGGAGGCGGGCCTCAGCCGACGGTGCGGCCCTCGTGGCACTCGGCACAGGTCCACCACTGGACCAGCAGGCTGCCGTCGCGGCCGTAGGTGGCGGGTCCGAGCTCGTGCGGCGTGACCCGCTCGCAGGCGAGGCACTCGAGCTGCCTGCTCGCGCCGCCGGCAGGCGGGCGGTGCCGCTTCCTCGCCAGCTCGAGGGGGCTGGGCCCCTGCTCACCGGACCGGGACGCGGCCGGCTGGTCGGGCGAGGGCAGGGTCGATTCCATGGTCATGTCGCACACCTCTCCGGCGTGGACGATCACGCTCCCCCTCGACGGTAGGCGGGCGCACGGCCGACCGGTATCCGACGAGCGCCGACTTCCTATCCGCTGTGCGCAGGGCCCTCGCCGCGCAGCGTCGCACCCGGCGTCTCGCCGTAGGCGCGGCGGTAGGCCTGCCCGAAGTGGCCCTGGTGGAGGAAGCCCCAGCGGGTCGCGATCTCGGCGACGCCGACACTCCCGTCGCCCTCCACGAGCTCGCGCCGGACACGTGCCATCCGAACCTCGCGCAGGTAGGCCATCGGCGTGGTGTCGAGGTGGCGCCGGAAGGCCAGCTGCAGCGAACGGACGCTGACGTGGGCCCAGCCGGCGACCTGGGCCGGCGTGATGTCGAGGTCGGCGTTGTCCTCGATGAAGGCGACCGCGCGGCGCAGGGCGGCCGGGTGCGCGTCGCGGCTGTCCGTCGTACGGGCGTCGAGGCGAGCCGTGCTCGGGAACGCGGCGAGCACCTGGGCGGCCACATACCGGGCCGCGGCGCCGAGCAGGAGCGGGCTCGCCGCCGCCACGGGGTCGGACAGGACCGCCTGGTCGAGGTGGTCGATGGCAGCGCGGAGCCGCCGGGCGGCGTCGGCGCTGGTCGGCCGGTGGTCGAGCAGCTCGATGACCTCCCCGCCCGCGGGCGAGGCGACGTCGTTGAGGATCGCCGGGTCGATCATGGTCACCGTGTAGCTCGCGTGGTTGACCTTCCCGGCGTAGGGGCGGTCCGGCGGCGCCAGTGTGAACATCTCACCGGGTCCGAAGGCCTGGGCCTCGCTCCCGTCGGGGCCGTGGTCCTCGATCGCGCCGGACGTGACGTCGCACAGGCAGATCCGGCCGAGCGGCTCCACGTCGTACGACATCTCGAAGTCGAACACGACGCGATCGACGTTGATCGCCGCGGACGCCACGCGCGCGATGCGCGCGGCGGCCGTGCCCGTCGTGCTGGCGATCCGCATCGGCGCATAGCTGGCCGCGAGGAACTCCTCGGTCTGGCTCAGGTCAGAGCTCTCGAACAGCAGCATCGCCGCACCTCCCCCTCGATGCTCGAACGGGCGGGGCGCACTCCTCAACCAATGGCGTTGCCTTCCTCGCACTCCGTGCAGCGCCACCACTGCACGAGCACTCCACCGTCCGTGCCGACGGTCTGCTCGCCCACGACGTGGGGAGTCCTCCTGCCGCACGGGACGCACTCCAGCCGACGGCTCGGCACGCTCCCGGACGTCCCGGAGGCAGCGTCCACACCCAGCACGACGGCGACCTCCGGCGTCAGGACCCGGGTGACCGCGATGCTGGGCTCGACCACGACCAGACGCGCATCCTCGGCGGCGGCCCGGACGCGGCAGGCCAGCAGGCCCTTCGTCCCGGCGCAGTCCATGAAGGTCACGCGGTGGAGGTCCAGCAGGACCCGCGGAGGCCGGGCGTGCAGGCACGTGATGACCGCCGCGTCCAGCAGCTCACGGCCCTCGAGGTCGAGGTCACCGGCCACGTCGACGTACGCACCGTTCGGGTCGGCGCCGCGCGCGCGTACGGACGCGGAGAACGCGGGTGAACGGGGAGGTCTCATCGCCGATCCCTGGGCTAGTCGTTCGACCAAGAATGGTGACGCCCTGGGTGGCGAGACTCGGAGAATCCTCAGTACCCCGACGGTACGCCGCTCGCGCGCGGATCTCCAGAGCGCGACGGGTCGGCGTCGGTCAGGGCAGCTGGACGCAACCTCGTCACCACCCGCGGCGCAGGGCCAGGCTGGCCCAGTGCCCGAACCGGCGCCAGGCCGCGCGCCGCTCCCGCTGGTGCGCCCGCCAGGCCAGGTAGGCACGCCAGCCGCCGTGACGGGTGATGTCGCGGTCGGCCCGGGCGGCGTCGGCGGTGCAGAGGAAGCCGAGCACCTCGCTGCCGTCGGCGAGCTCCAGTGGTCCGAGGGCGAGCGGGGCAACGACCGTCGTGGCGAAACCACCGAGCTCGCGGGCGGGGAGACGCCACACCTCGACCTCGAGTCCCCGGCCCGGTGCGTGGGTCGGCCTGGGCAGCCGGGTCAGGCCAG
Above is a genomic segment from Nocardioides aromaticivorans containing:
- a CDS encoding helix-turn-helix transcriptional regulator — translated: MLLFESSDLSQTEEFLAASYAPMRIASTTGTAAARIARVASAAINVDRVVFDFEMSYDVEPLGRICLCDVTSGAIEDHGPDGSEAQAFGPGEMFTLAPPDRPYAGKVNHASYTVTMIDPAILNDVASPAGGEVIELLDHRPTSADAARRLRAAIDHLDQAVLSDPVAAASPLLLGAAARYVAAQVLAAFPSTARLDARTTDSRDAHPAALRRAVAFIEDNADLDITPAQVAGWAHVSVRSLQLAFRRHLDTTPMAYLREVRMARVRRELVEGDGSVGVAEIATRWGFLHQGHFGQAYRRAYGETPGATLRGEGPAHSG
- a CDS encoding STAS domain-containing protein, coding for MRPPRSPAFSASVRARGADPNGAYVDVAGDLDLEGRELLDAAVITCLHARPPRVLLDLHRVTFMDCAGTKGLLACRVRAAAEDARLVVVEPSIAVTRVLTPEVAVVLGVDAASGTSGSVPSRRLECVPCGRRTPHVVGEQTVGTDGGVLVQWWRCTECEEGNAIG